From a single Hippopotamus amphibius kiboko isolate mHipAmp2 chromosome X, mHipAmp2.hap2, whole genome shotgun sequence genomic region:
- the CT47C1 gene encoding cancer/testis antigen family 47 member C1 codes for MPATGDGDPAMGGPDGSAGAWAREARAGDGVDRDSGPPGAHPAPALGAEAAGVTGAQGGSGVAAPEGDSAEEDSDIQPAEEEEEEREDELDLVVDERQFPMAAFRFMFLDLMHSLLHSVYHNNHTLVRHRGGPVMVRARPCSPDGSGGLAGLPALPALPTLPALPASDGPGEEPAAREPVAKAVARKPEEPEKPSLLEMAAEGAHEASLWEAAEEEEEGATLWEMAEEENTTLWKMAEEETEEEPKRASLCEMAEEEDTTLWKMAEEEPTEEEPEAPTLWEMAEEEAEEEPILWELVENPAALEGERPAGGPVGGRGELQASGRAGGRGSCRLQPGWLGTRDPEGPRLRRGPREVKPGVGASTS; via the coding sequence ATGCCGGCCACGGGGGATGGAGACCCGGCTATGGGAGGCCCGGACGGCTCCGCGGGGGCGTGGGCCCGGGAGGCCAGAGCCGGCGACGGGGTGGACCGCGACTCCGGGCCTCCCGGGGCCCACCCAGCGCCAGCGCTGGGGGCCGAGGCAGCCGGAGTCACGGGGGCCCAGGGAGGCTCGGGAGTGGCGGCCCCGGAGGGCGATAGCGCTGAGGAGGATTCAGACATCCAGCCGgccgaggaggaggaagaggagcgcGAGGACGAGCTGGACCTCGTGGTGGACGAGCGCCAGTTCCCCATGGCGGCCTTCCGCTTCATGTTCCTGGACCTGATGCACTCGCTGCTGCACAGCGTCTACCACAACAACCACACCCTCGTCCGCCACCGCGGCGGCCCCGTGATGGTCCGGGCCCGGCCGTGCTCACCCGACGGCTCGGGCGGGCTGGCCGGGCTCCCCGCGCTCCCCGCACTCCCCACACTCCCCGCACTCCCGGCGTCCGATGGGCCGGGCGAGGAGCCCGCGGCCCGGGAGCCGGTGGCGAAGGCCGTGGCCCGGAAGCCCGAGGAGCCCGAGAAGCCAAGCCTGTTGGAGATGGCGGCCGAGGGGGCCCACGAGGCCAGCCTGTGGGAGGcggccgaggaggaggaggagggggccacCCTGTGGGAGATGGCGGAGGAGGAGAACACCACCCTgtggaagatggcagaggaggagactgaggaggAGCCCAAGAGGGCCAGCCTGTGTGAGATGGCGGAGGAGGAGGACACCACCCTgtggaagatggcagaggaggagcCCACTGAGGAGGAGCCCGAGGCGCCCACCCTGTGGGAGATGGCGGAGGAGGAGGCCGAGGAGGAGCCCATCCTGTGGGAGTTGGTGGAGAACCCTGCCGCTCTTGAGGGTGAGCGGCCGGCAGGCGGGCCAGTGGGCGGGCGTGGGGAGCTGCAGGCCAGTGGGCGGGCCGGCGGGCGCGGGAGCTGCAGGCTGCAGCCCGGTTGGTTGGGGACCCGGGATCCAGAGGGACCCAGGCTCAGACGTGGGCCTCGGGAGGTGAAGCCGGGAGTCGGGGCCTCCACGAGCTGA